One part of the Streptomyces ferrugineus genome encodes these proteins:
- the tpg gene encoding telomere-protecting terminal protein Tpg → MSLFGNGLDAAVQKAFTRPAPKNAGAQMRYLVKQLKGTRAVARMLRISQRTVERYVKDQIKKPRPDLAARLENEVKKRWQPQIRAKARQKAATTGGIVIDTRARIGYTAPIGTTDENRLRHLTVALPPRYAARLFDAQEQGASDQQLRQIAAEALKEVYFQDGGRRAGQLEEVRFTDIEHLEFDL, encoded by the coding sequence ATGAGCCTGTTCGGCAACGGCCTGGACGCCGCGGTGCAGAAGGCGTTCACCCGCCCGGCGCCCAAGAATGCGGGCGCGCAGATGCGTTACCTGGTCAAGCAGCTCAAGGGCACCAGGGCGGTCGCCCGGATGTTGCGCATCTCCCAGCGCACCGTCGAACGCTACGTCAAAGACCAGATCAAGAAGCCCCGCCCGGACCTCGCAGCCCGCCTGGAGAACGAGGTGAAGAAGCGGTGGCAGCCGCAGATCCGCGCCAAGGCACGGCAGAAGGCGGCGACCACCGGCGGCATCGTCATCGACACCCGCGCCCGGATCGGCTACACCGCGCCGATCGGCACGACGGACGAGAACCGGCTCCGGCACCTGACGGTCGCACTGCCGCCCCGCTACGCCGCCCGCCTCTTCGACGCCCAGGAACAGGGAGCCAGCGACCAGCAGCTCCGGCAGATCGCCGCCGAGGCACTCAAGGAGGTGTACTTCCAGGACGGCGGCCGCCGCGCCGGCCAGCTGGAGGAGGTTCGCTTTACCGACATTGAGCACCTTGAGTTCGACCTGTAG